A DNA window from Parus major isolate Abel chromosome 9, Parus_major1.1, whole genome shotgun sequence contains the following coding sequences:
- the ECE2 gene encoding endothelin-converting enzyme 2 isoform X5: protein MARMNVALQELGHAQMPNYKRATLQDEEGQEPAGDGSASPDSVEVGFRKGPGTLLSRLASRSQLELVLCAVAISLALLLSVAIVTLAIQYRRDPSHSTCLTDACVRVASKILEALDTEMDPCQDFYQYSCGGWIKRNPLPNGRSKWSTFNSIWDQNQAIMKHLLENATFNSSSEAERKTQRYYLSCLKEQRIEELGSQPLMELIDKIGGWNITGSWNQTSFMEVLKSVSGTYRATPFFTVYVGADSKSSNSNIIQVDQSGLFLPSRDYYLNKTANERVLAAYLDYMVELGTLLGGTPEPTRLQMQQVLDFETQLANITVPQAERRDDEKIYHKMSIAELQLLAPAIDWLDYLSYALAPLDLADTEPVVVYGDTYLQQVSDLINDTDRSILNNYLIWNLVQKTASSLDQRFETAQERLLETLYGTRKSCTPRWQTCISNTDDTLGFALGSLFVKATFDRDSKAIAEEMISEIRAAFEVSLDQLDWMDEKTRQAAKEKADAIYDMIGFPDFILDNKELDDVYDGYEVSEDSFFQNMLNFYNFSAKVMADQLRKPPNRDQWSMTPQTVNAYYLPTKNGIVFPAGILQAPFYARNHPKALNFGGIGVVMGHELTHAFDDQGGTCRYLPLASLCSFRSIRLDGSTTKRETCGHGGRTPPWRPSRTGQRA from the exons ATGGCCAGGATGAACGTGGCCCTACAGGAGCTTGGACACGCC CAGATGCCCAACTATAAGCGTGCCACGCTGCAGGatgaggaggggcaggagccagcaggggATGGCAGCGCCTCTCCTGACAGCGTAGAG gtgGGGTTTCGGAAGGGGCCGGGGACGCTGCTGAGCCGCCTGGCCTCACgcagccagctggagctggtgctcTGCGCTGTCGCCatctccctggccctgctgctcagCGTCGCCATCGTCACTCTGGCCATTCAGTACCGCAGAG ATCCCTCTCACAGCACGTGCCTGACGGATGCCTGTGTCCGGGTGGCCAGCAAGATCCTGGAGGCCCTGGATACAGAGATGGACCCATGCCAGGACTTCTACCAGTACTCATGCGGGGGCTGGATCAAGAGGAACCCGCTGCCCAACGGGCGCTCCAAGTGGAGCACCTTCAACAGCATCTGGGACCAGAATCAGGCCATCATGAAGCATCTCCTAG AAAACGCCACCTTCAACTCCAGCAGTGAGGCAGAGCGGAAGACACAGCGGTACTACCTGTCCTGCCTCAAGGAGCAGAGGATAGAGGAGCTGGGCTCCCAGCCCCTTATGGAGCTCATCGACAAG ATTGGGGGATGGAACATCACTGGCTCCTGGAACCAAACCAGCTTCATGGAGGTACTCAAGAGCGTGTCAGGCACATACCGGGCAACCCCCTTCTTCACGGTGTATGTGGGTGCAGACTCCAAGAGTTCCAACAGCAACATCATCCAG GTGGACCAGTCAGGGCTTTTCCTCCCATCCCGGGATTACTATCTGAACAAGACTGCCAACGAGAGG GTTCTGGCAGCGTACCTGGACTACATGGTGGAGCTGGGCACACTGCTGGGGGGCACCCCAGAGCCCACCCGCCTCCAGATGCAGCAGGTGCTGGACTTTGAAACTCAGCTGGCCAACATCACCGTGCCCCAGGCTGAGCGGCGGGACGATGAGAAGATCTATCACAAGATGAGCATCGCTGAGCTGCAG cTTCTGGCCCCTGCCATTGACTGGCTGGATTACCTGTCCTACGCCCTGGCCCCACTGGATCTGGCAGACACGGAGCCTGTGGTGGTGTATGGGGACACCTACCTCCAGCAGGTCTCTGACCTCATCAATGACACTGACAGGAG CATCCTGAACAACTACCTGATCTGGAACCTGGTGCAGAAGACGGCCTCCAGTCTGGACCAGCGCTTCGAGACAgcccaggagaggctgctggagaCACTCTATGGCACCAGGAAG TCCTGCACACCCCGCTGGCAAACCTGCATCTCCAACACAGATGACACACTGGGCTTTGCGCTGGGCTCCCTCTTCGTCAAAGCCACCTTTGACCGGGACAGCAAGGCCATC gctgaAGAGATGATCAGCGAGATCCGGGCAGCCTTTGAGGTGTCCCTGGACCAGCTGGACTGGATGGATGAGAAGACCAGGCAGGCTGCAAAGGAGAAG GCGGATGCCATCTATGACATGATTGGCTTCCCTGACTTCATTCTGGACAACAAGGAGCTGGACGATGTCTATGATGGG TACGAGGTCTCTGAAGACTCCTTCTTCCAAAACATGCTCAACTTCTACAACTTCTCTGCCAAAGTGATGGCTGACCAGCTCCGGAAACCCCCCAACCGTGACCA gtgGAGCATGACCCCACAGACTGTCAATGCCTATTACCTGCCCACCAAGAATGGGATCGTCTTTCCTGCTGGGATCCTCCAGGCTCCCTTCTACGCCCGCAACCACCCCAA AGCCCTTAATTTTGGTGGCATTGGCGTGGTGATGGGACACGAGCTAACCCATGCATTTGATGACCAAG GTGGCACCTGCCGATACCTCCCCCTGGCTTCTCTGTGCAGCTTTCGCTCCATCCGCTTG GACGGGAGTACGACAAAGAGGGAAACCTGCGGCCATGGTGGCAGAACTCCTCCCTGGAGGCCTTCAAGAACCGGACAGCGTGCATGA